From Gossypium hirsutum isolate 1008001.06 unplaced genomic scaffold, Gossypium_hirsutum_v2.1 scaffold_637, whole genome shotgun sequence, a single genomic window includes:
- the LOC121226919 gene encoding histone H4 — protein MSGRGKGGKGLGKGGAKRHRKVLRDNIQGITKPAIRRLARRGGVKRISGLIYEETRGVLKVFLENVIRDAVTYTEHAKRKTVTAMDVVYALKRQGRTLYGFGG, from the coding sequence TTGGGAAAAGGAGGAGCCAAACGTCACAGGAAAGTCCTTCGTGATAACATCCAGGGTATCACCAAGCCCGCCATTCGAAGACTTGCCCGAAGAGGTGGAGTAAAACGTATCTCTGGTCTGATCTACGAAGAGACGCGCGGTGTACTCAAGGTGTTTTTGGAAAACGTCATCCGTGATGCAGTCACCTACACAGAGCACGCCAAAAGGAAAACCGTCACTGCCATGGATGTAGTCTACGCTCTGAAGAGGCAAGGGCGAACCCTGTACGGATTCGGAGGTTAA